The proteins below are encoded in one region of Thermococcus peptonophilus:
- a CDS encoding 30S ribosomal protein S19 — protein sequence MARKKEFRYRGYTLDELLNMSLEEFAKLLPSRQRRSLKRGLSPEQKKLLRKIRLAKKGKYNKPIRTHSRDMVILPEMVGMTIHVHNGKEFVPVEIKEEMIGHYLGEFAMTRKVVQHGSPGVGATRSSMFVAVK from the coding sequence ATGGCGAGAAAGAAGGAGTTTAGGTATAGGGGCTACACCCTTGATGAGCTTCTCAACATGTCACTTGAGGAATTCGCAAAGCTCCTCCCGAGCAGGCAGAGGAGGAGCCTCAAGAGGGGCCTTTCACCAGAGCAGAAGAAGCTCCTTAGGAAGATAAGGCTCGCTAAGAAGGGCAAGTACAACAAGCCGATAAGGACCCACAGCAGGGACATGGTCATCCTTCCCGAGATGGTCGGCATGACCATCCACGTTCACAACGGGAAGGAGTTCGTTCCGGTTGAGATAAAGGAGGAGATGATCGGCCACTACCTCGGCGAGTTCGCCATGACTAGGAAGGTTGTCCAGCACGGCTCACCTGGTGTCGGTGCTACGAGGTCATCGATGTTCGTTGCAGTCAAGTGA
- the rplV gene encoding 50S ribosomal protein L22, with product MSRGRFSYSFQNFDPERMARASGRDLRISPKHSVELLREIRGMMLNDALRYLDDVIAKKRPVPMKRFNDSQGHKPGKGFGPGRYPVKVAKAVKKILLNAKNNAEQKGLDVDRLKIIHAAAHRGPALRGYIPRAFGRATPFNEQTTHIEIVVEEIRR from the coding sequence ATGAGCAGGGGCAGGTTTTCCTACTCATTCCAAAATTTTGACCCCGAGAGGATGGCGAGGGCAAGCGGAAGGGATCTCAGGATTTCGCCCAAGCACAGCGTCGAGCTCCTCAGGGAGATAAGGGGGATGATGCTCAACGACGCCCTCCGCTACCTCGACGACGTCATAGCCAAGAAGAGACCCGTTCCGATGAAGCGCTTTAACGACAGCCAGGGCCACAAGCCGGGTAAGGGCTTCGGTCCCGGAAGGTACCCGGTCAAGGTTGCCAAGGCAGTCAAGAAGATACTCCTTAACGCCAAGAACAACGCCGAGCAGAAGGGCCTCGACGTGGACAGGCTCAAGATAATCCACGCTGCTGCCCACAGGGGCCCCGCCCTCAGGGGATACATACCGAGGGCCTTTGGTAGGGCCACACCGTTCAACGAGCAGACCACCCATATAGAGATAGTCGTCGAGGAGATTAGGAGGTGA
- a CDS encoding 50S ribosomal protein L23 has product MDPYKVIIRPLVTEKAVSLIERENKLTFIVDKRATKQDIKRAVEEMFNVKVAKVNTLITMKGEKKAYVKLKPEYDASEIAARLGLF; this is encoded by the coding sequence ATGGATCCGTATAAGGTCATCATAAGGCCGCTCGTTACCGAAAAGGCCGTCTCCCTCATAGAGAGGGAGAACAAGCTCACCTTCATAGTTGACAAGAGGGCCACCAAGCAGGACATTAAGAGGGCTGTGGAAGAGATGTTCAACGTCAAGGTCGCGAAGGTCAACACCCTCATAACGATGAAGGGAGAGAAGAAGGCCTACGTGAAGCTCAAGCCCGAGTACGACGCAAGTGAGATAGCTGCCAGGTTGGGATTGTTCTGA
- a CDS encoding 50S ribosomal protein L2: MGKSLIQQRRGKGTTTFRAPSHRYRGAVRYVPLNITMEKTLRGVVEEILHDPGRTAPVARVKFEDGTKKLIIAPEGILVGQEVYIGPEAPIAIGNTLPLAKIPEGTYVYDIEGVPGDGGKYVRAGGTYALVVSREKDKVIVQLPSGELKAFNPMCRATIGVVAGGGRLEKPIVKAGKAYYIAKARNRFWPKPRGVKMNAVNHPHGGKEHHIGRPSTVSRRAPPGRKVGHIAARRTGRRK; encoded by the coding sequence ATGGGAAAGAGTCTGATCCAGCAGAGGAGAGGTAAGGGAACCACCACCTTTAGAGCCCCTTCACACAGGTACAGGGGCGCTGTCAGGTACGTCCCGCTCAACATAACGATGGAGAAGACCCTCAGGGGCGTTGTTGAGGAGATCCTCCACGACCCTGGGAGGACTGCCCCGGTCGCGAGGGTCAAGTTTGAGGACGGAACGAAGAAACTCATCATAGCCCCCGAGGGAATCCTCGTGGGACAGGAAGTCTACATCGGTCCAGAGGCCCCGATAGCAATCGGCAACACCCTCCCGCTAGCAAAGATCCCGGAGGGTACTTACGTTTACGACATCGAGGGAGTTCCGGGCGACGGTGGAAAGTACGTCAGAGCTGGAGGAACCTACGCGCTCGTCGTCAGCAGGGAGAAGGACAAGGTTATAGTCCAGCTCCCAAGCGGTGAGCTCAAGGCCTTCAACCCAATGTGCAGGGCCACCATCGGTGTCGTCGCCGGCGGTGGAAGGCTTGAGAAGCCAATTGTCAAGGCAGGTAAGGCCTACTACATAGCCAAGGCCAGGAACAGGTTCTGGCCGAAGCCGAGAGGTGTCAAGATGAACGCCGTCAACCACCCGCACGGTGGTAAGGAGCACCACATCGGAAGGCCCTCGACCGTTTCAAGGCGCGCTCCGCCCGGAAGGAAGGTTGGTCACATAGCCGCGAGAAGAACTGGTAGGAGGAAGTGA
- the rpl4p gene encoding 50S ribosomal protein L4: MKVKVFNLEGEPVEEIELPKVFSTPFRPDLIRRAVIASWTHRLQPQGRDPQAGKRRVTENIGKGHGMARVERIKTSPRFAAFVPFAVGGRRTHPPKVEKIIWEDINKKERRLAIMSAIAATANYDLVRARGHVVDNIPQIPLVVTDDLQKVFKTAQTREIFKKLGVWDDIERAKKNTKIRAGKGKMRGRRYKKAKGPLIVVAKNEGIVQGARNHPGVDVVTVDNLGVEYLAPGTHPGRLTIWTKGAIERLREIYG; encoded by the coding sequence ATGAAGGTCAAGGTTTTCAATCTCGAAGGCGAGCCCGTTGAGGAGATCGAGCTTCCCAAGGTGTTCAGCACTCCCTTCAGGCCGGATCTCATAAGGAGGGCTGTCATCGCTTCCTGGACTCACAGGCTTCAGCCGCAGGGTAGGGATCCGCAGGCAGGTAAGAGGCGCGTCACCGAGAACATTGGAAAGGGCCACGGAATGGCAAGGGTTGAGAGGATAAAGACCTCACCGAGGTTCGCCGCCTTCGTTCCGTTCGCCGTTGGCGGTAGAAGAACCCACCCGCCCAAGGTCGAGAAGATAATCTGGGAGGACATCAACAAGAAAGAGAGAAGGCTCGCCATAATGAGTGCCATAGCTGCAACAGCGAACTACGACCTCGTCAGGGCCAGGGGTCACGTGGTTGACAACATCCCGCAGATCCCGCTCGTCGTTACCGACGACCTGCAGAAGGTCTTCAAGACCGCCCAGACCAGGGAAATATTCAAGAAGCTCGGCGTCTGGGACGACATCGAGAGGGCCAAAAAGAACACCAAGATTCGCGCTGGAAAGGGCAAGATGCGCGGAAGGAGGTACAAGAAGGCCAAGGGCCCGCTCATCGTCGTTGCCAAGAACGAGGGCATTGTCCAGGGGGCGAGGAACCACCCGGGCGTTGACGTTGTAACCGTTGACAACCTCGGCGTTGAGTACCTCGCACCGGGTACCCACCCGGGAAGGCTTACGATCTGGACCAAGGGTGCCATAGAGAGGCTTAGGGAGATTTACGGGTGA